The following are encoded together in the Thermosipho japonicus genome:
- a CDS encoding ferritin, protein MLKDKMAEALNKQINEELYSAYLYLSMSAYFEDMGLKGFANWMKVQAMEEKDHAMKVYNYLVNQGARVKLYEIKEPPFEFGSIKNTFEEVLKHEQHITRKINELVDIAEELKDRPTFNFLQWYIDEQVEEEENAREILTRLEFVGDNKNALFMLDRELAQRQYVPLNMNREG, encoded by the coding sequence ATGTTAAAAGATAAAATGGCAGAAGCATTAAATAAGCAAATTAATGAAGAATTGTATTCGGCATATTTGTATTTATCAATGTCAGCATATTTTGAAGATATGGGATTAAAGGGCTTTGCAAATTGGATGAAGGTCCAAGCTATGGAAGAAAAAGATCATGCAATGAAGGTATATAATTATTTAGTAAATCAAGGTGCAAGAGTTAAATTGTATGAAATAAAAGAGCCACCATTTGAATTTGGAAGTATAAAAAATACATTTGAAGAGGTACTCAAACACGAGCAACATATTACAAGAAAAATTAATGAGTTAGTTGATATAGCCGAAGAGTTAAAGGATAGGCCAACATTTAATTTCTTACAATGGTATATTGATGAACAAGTTGAGGAAGAGGAAAATGCAAGAGAAATACTTACTAGATTGGAATTTGTCGGAGATAATAAAAATGCTTTATTCATGCTTGATAGAGAATTAGCACAAAGACAATATGTCCCTCTTAACATGAACAGGGAGGGATAA
- a CDS encoding peroxiredoxin, translating to MGIPLIGERIPEFEAVTTKGVIKFPDDFKGKWVVLFSHPADFTPVCTTEFVAFQKRFDEFQKLNTELVGLSIDQVFSHIKWVEWIKDKLGVEIKFPVIADDRGKIAEMLGMIHPAKGTNTVRAVFIIDPKGILRAVLYYPQELGRNMDEILRMVKGFQVIDENGVALPANWPNNELVNDEAIVPPASTVKDAEQRTKEYECFDWWFCHKKLNNK from the coding sequence ATGGGTATACCATTGATTGGTGAGAGGATTCCAGAATTTGAGGCAGTTACTACGAAAGGAGTTATTAAATTTCCAGATGATTTTAAGGGAAAATGGGTTGTTTTGTTCAGCCATCCTGCAGATTTTACGCCTGTTTGTACAACTGAATTTGTGGCATTTCAAAAAAGATTTGATGAATTTCAAAAATTAAATACTGAATTGGTCGGGTTAAGTATTGATCAGGTGTTTTCTCATATCAAATGGGTTGAATGGATAAAAGATAAGCTAGGTGTTGAAATTAAATTCCCTGTTATTGCTGATGATAGAGGAAAGATTGCGGAAATGCTTGGTATGATTCATCCTGCAAAAGGTACTAATACAGTTAGAGCGGTCTTTATAATTGATCCAAAAGGTATTTTAAGAGCTGTTTTATATTATCCTCAGGAACTTGGTAGAAATATGGACGAAATACTAAGAATGGTGAAAGGTTTCCAAGTAATTGACGAAAATGGAGTAGCTTTACCGGCAAATTGGCCAAATAATGAATTGGTTAATGATGAAGCTATTGTGCCACCAGCATCAACAGTTAAAGATGCAGAACAAAGGACAAAGGAGTACGAATGTTTTGATTGGTGGTTCTGTCATAAAAAATTAAATAATAAGTAA
- a CDS encoding Fur family transcriptional regulator: MKRYAEMLKERNIRPTVQRIEILKFIVESKKHPSADEIYEHLKGKIHAISRATVYNTVSLLSEKKVIKEIITPSSIRYDFEFVEHHHFYCTKCKKVYDVFEALPEVPKIDSVEGHKVMNIQYCLVGICKNCLNGGE, encoded by the coding sequence TTGAAAAGATATGCTGAAATGCTTAAGGAAAGAAATATTCGCCCAACAGTTCAAAGAATAGAAATTTTAAAATTTATTGTTGAAAGTAAAAAGCATCCGTCTGCAGATGAAATATATGAACATTTGAAAGGAAAGATTCATGCGATCTCAAGAGCTACGGTTTATAATACTGTTTCTCTGTTGAGCGAGAAGAAAGTTATTAAAGAGATAATTACTCCTTCATCTATAAGATATGATTTTGAATTTGTAGAACATCATCATTTTTATTGCACCAAATGCAAGAAGGTTTATGATGTTTTTGAAGCTCTTCCAGAAGTCCCGAAAATTGATTCAGTTGAGGGCCATAAAGTAATGAATATTCAGTATTGTTTAGTTGGAATATGTAAAAATTGTTTAAATGGAGGTGAGTAG
- a CDS encoding desulfoferrodoxin, whose product MTERIQVYKCEKCGNIVEVLHEGAGTLVCCGEPMKLLEEKTADTSTEKHVPFIEEVEDGYRVRVGENALHPMEEKHYIEWIELIVDGVVYRKFLNPGDKPEAEFKVAKGSEVHAREYCNVHGLWKK is encoded by the coding sequence ATGACTGAAAGAATTCAAGTATATAAATGTGAAAAATGTGGTAATATAGTAGAAGTTCTTCACGAAGGTGCAGGAACCTTGGTTTGCTGTGGAGAGCCCATGAAATTGCTTGAAGAAAAGACAGCTGATACATCAACAGAAAAACATGTACCATTTATTGAAGAAGTGGAAGATGGATATAGAGTAAGAGTTGGCGAAAATGCTCTTCATCCTATGGAAGAAAAACACTATATAGAATGGATAGAATTAATTGTGGATGGAGTAGTTTATAGAAAGTTCTTAAATCCAGGTGACAAACCCGAGGCTGAATTTAAAGTGGCCAAAGGAAGTGAAGTACATGCAAGAGAATATTGTAATGTTCACGGTCTGTGGAAAAAATAG
- a CDS encoding FprA family A-type flavoprotein: MVRKIVENVYFVGAIDWDRELFDELVPLPNGTTYNSYIIKGTEKIALIDTVEPRKEEEFMNNLKKLNIQKIDYVISNHAEQDHSGLIGKVVEKFGAKVVTNKKCADFLKTHIHIKGEDVITIEDGQELSLGDKTLKFIFTPWTHWPETMVTYLKEDKILFSCDLFGSHLATSEIEQVGDEKLLEMAKRYYAEIMMPFRVPMKKNIEKVEMLDIEKIAPSHGPVYKNPKLIIEAYKKWISNEVENEVVILYVSMHESTKKMVEYLSESLMDKGVKVKLHNIVNADIGEIAIDLVEASTVVIGTPMVLTGVHPIAAGAIYLVNALRPKTKYLAIVGSYGWGGKFIDEIKSMLSNLKAELLEPVTVKGLVDSEGYEKLEHLAKEIAERNLN, from the coding sequence ATGGTTAGAAAAATAGTAGAAAATGTGTACTTTGTTGGAGCAATTGATTGGGACAGGGAGCTTTTTGATGAGTTGGTTCCTCTTCCTAACGGGACAACTTATAATTCTTACATAATAAAAGGGACTGAAAAAATAGCACTAATTGATACAGTTGAGCCAAGAAAAGAAGAAGAATTTATGAATAATCTAAAAAAATTGAATATTCAAAAGATAGACTATGTAATTTCAAACCATGCAGAACAAGATCATTCTGGATTAATTGGAAAAGTTGTGGAAAAATTTGGTGCAAAGGTTGTTACAAATAAAAAATGTGCAGATTTTTTAAAAACTCACATTCATATTAAAGGTGAAGATGTGATAACTATTGAAGATGGTCAGGAGTTATCATTGGGTGATAAAACTTTAAAGTTTATATTTACACCATGGACTCATTGGCCTGAAACTATGGTTACTTATTTAAAAGAGGATAAAATACTTTTTAGTTGTGATTTATTTGGATCACACCTTGCAACAAGTGAAATTGAGCAAGTGGGTGATGAGAAATTACTTGAGATGGCCAAGAGGTATTATGCAGAAATTATGATGCCATTTAGAGTTCCAATGAAAAAAAACATTGAAAAGGTTGAAATGCTGGATATTGAAAAGATTGCACCAAGTCATGGTCCTGTCTATAAAAATCCTAAGTTGATAATTGAGGCATATAAAAAGTGGATAAGTAATGAAGTTGAAAATGAGGTAGTTATATTGTATGTTTCAATGCATGAGAGCACAAAAAAGATGGTGGAATATTTATCTGAAAGTTTGATGGACAAAGGTGTAAAAGTAAAATTGCACAACATTGTAAATGCAGATATAGGAGAAATAGCAATTGATTTAGTAGAAGCATCGACAGTTGTTATTGGAACTCCAATGGTTTTAACTGGTGTTCATCCGATTGCTGCAGGAGCGATTTATTTGGTAAATGCTTTAAGACCAAAAACAAAATATCTTGCAATAGTAGGTTCATATGGTTGGGGCGGAAAGTTTATCGATGAAATAAAGTCGATGTTATCAAATCTAAAGGCTGAACTATTAGAACCGGTAACGGTTAAGGGTTTGGTTGATAGTGAAGGATATGAAAAGTTAGAACACTTGGCAAAAGAAATTGCTGAAAGAAACTTAAATTAA
- a CDS encoding bifunctional aspartate carbamoyltransferase catalytic subunit/aspartate carbamoyltransferase regulatory subunit, with amino-acid sequence MKNDFLGRSLTVIEDFSVDEQMFLYTQTRKLKKLWKEKSNISEFQIKKNVGIYIVFVEPSTRTKESFINAARFHKNAKVNIFDSEHSSFNKKESYLDTFNMLTGYSDYSIFVLRTRLEGTCKYLDEKVSEFAERHGIEKPAFINAGDGKHEHPTQELLDEYTFLEQMDFDNSFIHIALVGDLLHGRTVHSKVNGLKIFKNVLVDLIAPEEISMPSHYIKKMKENGFEVRIFDSIESYLKSTDKVAKIWYFTRLQLERMGEDILEKEHVLRKSVTFRKEFLENIPQDVKFYHPLPRHKIYPTIPTFLDNLPLNGWEQQAINGYWTRTVLLSMLGGALKANFDTSFRTQENDDDFIIPAPIVNGTKGVLKEGKRGIKPIENGTVIDHIAKGKDKDKIFETIIKIRKILKLFDLDSADGIFKSENGEFKGYISLPNRYLSKKEIKMLSAISPNTTVNIIKNSRVVEKYRIFLPPFIYGFSELRCKNENCITNPVNGENAEAFFIRNNEGELVCKYCETPHSFEEIWNI; translated from the coding sequence ATGAAAAACGACTTTCTTGGAAGAAGTCTTACAGTGATTGAAGATTTTTCAGTTGATGAACAAATGTTTTTGTACACTCAAACAAGAAAACTCAAAAAACTTTGGAAAGAAAAAAGTAACATTTCCGAATTTCAAATCAAAAAGAACGTAGGAATTTACATCGTCTTTGTAGAACCTAGCACAAGGACCAAAGAATCTTTCATCAACGCAGCAAGATTTCACAAAAATGCAAAAGTAAATATTTTTGATTCAGAGCATTCATCATTTAACAAAAAAGAAAGCTACTTAGACACCTTTAACATGCTAACGGGATATAGTGACTACTCAATTTTTGTTCTAAGAACAAGACTTGAGGGAACATGTAAGTATTTAGACGAGAAAGTATCAGAATTTGCTGAAAGACACGGTATAGAAAAACCTGCATTTATTAACGCCGGTGATGGCAAGCACGAACATCCAACTCAAGAATTATTAGATGAATACACTTTTCTTGAACAAATGGATTTTGACAATTCTTTTATTCACATCGCTCTAGTTGGAGATTTACTTCATGGAAGAACTGTTCACTCAAAAGTTAATGGCCTAAAAATTTTTAAAAATGTTTTAGTTGACCTGATTGCACCTGAAGAAATATCAATGCCATCTCATTATATCAAAAAGATGAAAGAAAATGGTTTTGAAGTTAGAATCTTCGATTCCATTGAATCATATCTTAAATCTACCGATAAGGTAGCAAAAATATGGTACTTTACACGGCTCCAGCTTGAAAGAATGGGAGAAGATATTTTAGAAAAAGAACATGTGCTAAGAAAAAGTGTCACCTTTAGAAAAGAATTTCTAGAAAATATACCACAAGATGTTAAATTTTATCATCCTCTTCCAAGGCATAAAATATACCCAACTATACCCACTTTTTTAGATAACTTACCTCTCAATGGTTGGGAACAACAAGCAATAAATGGATATTGGACTAGAACAGTTCTACTATCAATGCTTGGCGGAGCATTAAAAGCAAATTTTGATACGTCTTTTAGAACTCAAGAAAATGATGATGATTTTATAATTCCTGCACCAATTGTAAATGGTACCAAAGGAGTTTTAAAAGAAGGAAAAAGAGGAATAAAGCCAATTGAAAACGGAACAGTAATCGACCACATAGCAAAAGGAAAAGATAAAGATAAGATTTTTGAAACTATAATAAAAATAAGAAAAATATTAAAATTATTTGATCTTGATAGCGCAGATGGAATATTCAAATCGGAAAATGGCGAATTTAAAGGTTACATAAGTCTTCCAAATAGATATCTTTCAAAAAAAGAAATAAAAATGTTGTCCGCAATCTCTCCAAATACTACTGTAAATATAATCAAAAACTCTAGAGTGGTTGAAAAATACAGAATATTCTTACCACCTTTTATCTACGGATTTTCAGAATTAAGATGTAAAAATGAAAATTGTATCACAAATCCTGTAAATGGAGAAAATGCTGAAGCATTTTTTATAAGAAATAACGAGGGAGAGCTTGTATGTAAGTACTGTGAAACGCCTCATTCGTTCGAAGAAATTTGGAATATCTAA
- a CDS encoding HTH domain-containing protein encodes MEKEKVLEVLKKEGKPMKTGEIAEKLGVDSKVVSKLISELKKEGKIESPKRCYYAPKEG; translated from the coding sequence ATGGAAAAAGAAAAAGTACTAGAGGTTTTAAAAAAGGAAGGTAAACCGATGAAAACAGGGGAAATTGCTGAGAAATTGGGAGTAGATTCAAAAGTAGTTAGTAAGCTCATTAGTGAGCTTAAAAAAGAAGGAAAAATAGAAAGTCCAAAAAGGTGTTATTATGCACCAAAGGAGGGATAA
- a CDS encoding HD domain-containing phosphohydrolase, translated as MVIILTIVSIYAVVITALFLKKSLSSSRYNIKSLIYDFNDSLSDSSNDFSNKVLSYISKNFSKIDSGAIFLKNGNSFIELNSFGNKIENNDKIFFFKDYYVKEFFIDESYALRTVFHTIKNLSKEEKEKIEILTGLISSSEIIKNLIKKNGKFQIDLMLSMIKILEYYDRYTQGHSLRVAELSKKIAKKMKLSHKEISDAYWTGLVHDIGKIAIPTGILNKEGKLTDEEFSIIKKHPIYGYEFLSTSETLKDIATYVFHHHERWDGNGYPTGLKGEMIPIISRIIAVADSWDAMISKRAYRNALSKDYALQEIINNSGKQFDPRVVKAFLEVIEEEEDNISIA; from the coding sequence GTGGTAATTATTTTAACCATTGTTTCAATTTACGCTGTAGTAATAACAGCACTTTTTCTAAAAAAGTCTTTATCTTCTAGTCGCTACAATATAAAAAGCTTAATCTATGATTTTAATGATTCATTATCTGATAGTAGTAATGATTTTTCAAACAAAGTCTTATCTTACATTTCAAAAAATTTTTCTAAAATTGATTCTGGAGCAATTTTTCTTAAAAACGGCAACTCATTTATTGAACTTAACTCATTTGGTAATAAAATAGAAAATAATGACAAGATTTTCTTTTTTAAAGACTATTATGTTAAGGAATTTTTTATAGACGAATCATATGCACTTAGAACCGTATTTCACACAATCAAGAATCTTTCAAAAGAAGAAAAAGAAAAGATTGAAATTTTAACAGGATTAATTTCTTCGTCTGAGATTATCAAAAATTTAATCAAAAAGAATGGAAAGTTCCAAATTGATCTTATGCTTTCAATGATAAAAATATTAGAATATTATGACAGATACACCCAAGGACATTCTCTAAGGGTTGCAGAGCTCTCGAAAAAAATCGCAAAAAAAATGAAACTTTCTCACAAAGAAATTTCTGACGCTTACTGGACAGGGCTTGTTCATGATATCGGAAAAATAGCCATACCAACAGGTATTCTAAACAAAGAAGGAAAATTAACTGACGAAGAATTTTCAATAATAAAAAAACACCCAATATATGGTTATGAATTTCTATCAACATCTGAAACCCTTAAGGATATAGCAACTTATGTTTTTCATCATCATGAGAGATGGGATGGAAATGGTTATCCTACAGGTTTGAAAGGAGAGATGATTCCTATTATTTCAAGAATAATCGCGGTTGCTGATAGCTGGGATGCAATGATAAGTAAAAGAGCGTATAGAAATGCTTTATCTAAAGATTATGCATTACAAGAGATCATCAATAACTCTGGGAAGCAGTTTGATCCTAGAGTGGTTAAGGCTTTTCTGGAAGTTATTGAGGAAGAAGAAGATAATATTTCCATTGCATAA
- the rd gene encoding rubredoxin produces the protein MKRYVCTVCGYVYDPEVGDPDNGIEPGTPFEELPEDWVCPVCGVPKDQFEEE, from the coding sequence ATGAAAAGGTACGTTTGTACAGTTTGTGGGTATGTTTATGATCCAGAGGTTGGAGATCCCGATAATGGAATAGAACCAGGAACACCATTTGAAGAATTACCAGAAGATTGGGTATGTCCAGTTTGCGGGGTGCCAAAGGATCAATTTGAGGAGGAATAA